From the genome of Solanum lycopersicum chromosome 7, SLM_r2.1:
AAGGATCATATCTAAAATTTAGAACTGTTTTAGAGAAAATTTGAGTTGGTCGAAATTTGAAAGAAAGTTATCATTGAGGAAGATAAAGTGttgaaatatgtataatattgtATAAACAATGCTTATAAATATATAGACATCACTTATACATagctatatataatatacatatataattacatgcatacaatttatataatatcCATACATTACCTaactatttatataatattgaatttcttGTCACTTGTGATGCTTAAATGGCCACATTTTGTACTTTGTTGGCCATGCTCATAGCCAGACGTAAATCATAAGCCACACAAATTGATGAGCGCATAATAATATATACAGTGGGCCATTGACAAATTAATAGGCAAATTCTTGGATAACTCCTTAAAATTGTTGCCAAACATTTACTTATGGCGACACCTTGAAGTAAATCTTAGTTCAAGTGGCGTTCTATTGTatcatttcaatatttttttattttttattttttgcattaATCAGCAATGGCGAAGTGTTCCTCGTGACGAAATGTTGGTCCTGGATAATATAACATTAGGAAGTAACCATTGTGCCATATTTTCATCGTTGTTATTTACGATTATGATaagttatttatgaaaaataaacaaatagagCACATATGATGACTTTTTTGGCCTCAGATTCAAGAACAACCAAAGCAAATAACTCCCAGAATTTGCAGCACAACaaatcataaaatcatatatatcattCACCTTGAATTGTCAATGTATAACAAGTCGTTTACACAACAATTACATCCATGGGCGAAACTAGTAATTTTACAAAACATTTACAGATGAATAACACAACTACAGATGAAGTCAAACTGCACAAGTACAATTCTCTGATGAAGTAGTCTATgccaaaaaaaaacaagatcTCTTCCCAGCAAATAGATAACAAACATCATAATAAGCGCGTCTTCAATGATGAATAACCATGATCACATCGTTTATATACATGCATATGGTTATACAAGAAACCATAGCAATATCAAACAGAAGCCATTGTCTCAACATATTGATGTGTATCATACCATTCAAACACCGAAACATCTTCCCATATAACAGGGATCTTTGCTATCTCTATATCCGCAACCTCCTTGATAGTCATACGATGAGCATCATATTCAACGATAACGTCTGGTGTGGTTACCAAAAGCCTCGTTGTATCTTCCTTCTCATTAACAACCACACATACAACATTGCAAGTACCACCATTCACATCTAGTAAATCAACTTCTTCACTCAACATTAATGGATGAGTAGTATGCATGTAACTAAGATCAACACGATACTTCACAAACCACTTAGAATAATCAATCTCCATCTCAAGAACTTCAAAACTCATCGACCTAAATTCATGTATCTCAATTAGATGCAAATGTCCAACGGACTCCCCAAAATACCTTATACTCCTTTTCAACACTCCAATAGGAAGATCAGTACTAGGCATATCTCTAAAACACATCGAATCCAAATCGAACCTTAAGAAAGACGACATTTCACTAACCCAATGCATACAACCATTCAAGAACACACCCTGACCTAAAAAATGTTGATTTGCATCCAATATCTTCATCTCCGTATCCATACAATTTTTCCAAACTTCAGTTTCAGATGAATATACAGAAATTTCATAAACCCCATTTAATTTCATCACACATAAGAGTTTATAACAATCAGATACCATTGGATCAAAAGCCAAATTCATTACAACAATCTCATAAGCTTTTATACCTAAATATGGGAGTGGAATCAATCTATGCTGATTAGTACTAGGGTTATAaacataataatcaaaattttcaataccCAAATTGAAACTTATACAGAACAATCCATTACAGGAATGTAATTGTTCAATTTTTGAAGATGTAGATTTAGCAATATTTTTGAGTGTTGAAGGAATCATACCCTTTTGATTTTTGGGTATCCCATTGAGAGGGATAAAGTCGACATAGTTATTACCATAGACCCACCAACAGAAGAATAGTCCGTCAACTTTGCCGGAAGTGAGTTTTCTACGGCAGTGAAGTTGCCGGAATGTACGGCTTGAGATGATCGAAAACCAGTCTTTACAAACGGCTTGGAATCGGAGAAGGGATTTTGGAGGTAGCCATAGGAGAATCTCCGATAAAAGATCTGCGTTGCCGGCGACTCCCTGTAAGGATGCCGGAAAAACTGCTGGCTCGTCACCGGCGACTCCCTGTGAGGGTAAAACTGCTGGCTGGTTGCCGGAAACTCCCTGTAAATATGCCGGAGAATCTGCTGGCTGGTCACCGGGAAGTTCCTGTAAGAATGTTACCGACATTGACGCGAAAGGATAAGAAGGGCAAATTGGTGTATTATTTTTCTGTACGCTTTATAAGTTCTTTTTAAAgtcaatatttttcatatattcaaaattataatttttaacataGTTTTTAAAcatcttaatttttatttaaaatattaaattaaaataaaataatataaaataaaagtaaatcgaagaagtaaaatattaaatcaatagaagaaattattaaatacatgttatattaacaagaaaaacaaattaaaattgaaatttatctatctatttatatatatataaaaaataggatAGGTGAAAAACAACACATGTTAGCATCaccaaaaaaaagattttaaaataaataaatataaaataattaataagaaattattattacattttttacaaataaCTTTAAGCATAGTACTGTGAAGTGTTTGTGATTCCCTTTTCTTTTtggtggtgggggtggggggaagTTAAcgcatttttaatttaaataatattaatactaataataagaaaaaaactgacaacagaaaaaaaattaaaaagagaactACCTACGAAAATTGCATTATATTAACTCTGAACATATTAGTCTCTATTCtgtaacttttaaaatataaaattgattaattattattttaattatattaataataaattacttttaaaaaattaggtagaaatttaaactaatttcaaaaattaacttGACAAGTTTTTAAAACCTAATGAATATAGACcacaaaaaaagagaatttaagaattattaaattgaattaaaaatttaaaaataaaaaataaaattaccttTTTTTTACAATTCAAAAATTTACAATTACCTTAACTGTTTAACTTTCAAGTGCTTTTCAAAGTACTCTTTaatgttttgattttaaataaaaaataggaaaaataaaataataataataataataataataataataataataataaggggAAAACGACATATATCAACACCACAAAAAGAggcatttaaaataattaaaattatataaatgtaaaatgattaataataaataactattatattttttaaaaataattttaaatattttaatgtaaagTGTATgtgatttcctttttttttgggaaagttaactcatttttaatttaaataacactaatattaataataagaaaaccaaatgacaatagaaaaaaaattaaaaagagaactACCCGCGAAAATtgcatatatttcaaataatatatataatttttattttattttaattattttaaatatgaaaatattaattgattaattattaattattatttttaattatattaaataataaatttctttttaaaaagggaaaagggtcaaataaccctaaactatttgaaaaggtttagatattCTCTGCTTAAAGTTTGGTCTATTTATaccctcgccgtccaacttttggtctacatatgccctttgGGCGTTAATTGGCCAACtcgaaatatccaactcattttacttttatttaaatgccaaatggatattccacgtcatttttatatattatcacttgacatttatgcCTAACTATTtaacattataaaaaattattacctCGActacataatattaaaaaatcattcatcaatcttttttatttacttttacgTTTTGATATCTTAGAAAATTTCACTTAAGAAAATAAGCATATAATTTCCACAGTTCTCTTACGCAACGAAAAAATAGTAGGATTATGCAAATCAGTGGATGAGAGGATAGAAATTTAGTACAATATATTGTTTATtcattatcataatttttattatttttttattattattgtcaagcttatattttatgattcttATATTTCGATGATATCATTTTTGCACAAATGACTATTTCTATCTACAATATGATTGAAGGTTTTGCAAATAAAGattcacaattatttttttcaatgacAACTTTGGCGTGTCAAAATTCTAGATGAAACAATTTAGCAGCAATTAATATACATTTATCAGCATTTGGTTAATTATCATTGAATTCTCTAAAGACTTTAATGACAAACACAGAATAtcgataaaaatataaattattaccgCTAAAAGGTCTCAACTTTAGGGGCAATAACTATTGCCACTAATGGCACACGTTATTAGCAATAAAATTAACCACAAATtgaaaaatactaatattaaGAAATGTTGTGCTTctttaaaatcataattaacaGAAGAACAACTAGTAATTCATAATCTTAAtgtcaacaacaaaaaataaaaaattacatcatttagactgtgtttggtatgaaggaaaatattttcaccaaaatgttttcaattttctcatgtttggttgagacaaaagttttgaaaaatgtttccaaataaactaattttcctcaaaattaaggaaaatgacttcccttaaaaaaaacattttccaaaactatcctccaattttaaattaatttttttttgggaaaaacaacaatttaaaaaaaattcaaataaattttttatttttttactcgaTCCCTGACTCCCACCCACCCACCACCGGCCAGCTCTCCCCCTCTCCCCAAAAAcataattttgctttttaaaaatattttcaacttcaattttttatttttaaactcctacctcccccaccccccaccccggCAGCCCCCCATCCACCTCCaaccccccaaaaaattaattttacttttctaaaaatactataaagtttaatttttttttatctttcactCCTATCCCCTCCACCACATgtccaaataaaaattgtttaaaaaaaatatttttcaatttcataaattattttctactctagtaaaaataaaagatgactctcaaaaacatttttcattcataaatcaatcactaaaaatcatttatggaaaatattttttactcaccaaccaaatatgagaaaataaatctaaaatctatttgttttccaggaaaacattttcaatgaaaaatatatttcttcgtACTAAACACGCCCTTAATTCGAAAAGTTGATCTTATTTTGAGTCTAACAAGATGATTGAGAAACAAGCTATTGTTTAGTCTCTTTTAAGATATATATAGGCACTTGCAAGAAATGCCCCAATATCCATTGTGTGGCTTGTAGAGGAGGTTCATAAGACTCCAAAAATATCAACATGATCTTTAACAAAGAATGAAGGGTGTCACGTAACCAAGGGCAGAGCAACGTTAAGTGAAGGGTGATCCGGTGCACACTCTTAACTGAAATATTTGCACACTCATGAAGAATCTTTCAATAGCCCAATGCATTTACTAATGCTGCAACTTTGACCCTATATATAGGCAACTAAACATATAAATAGAGTTTAACTGCTATCCACCGACGGTGGACAAAAAAATTACACggacattttatttttggaaatatttaatttttttaattaatatattttaatattattaatattaaaataaaaataataacatagtgttatatggtaacttgaattataaattaattgtacaaatttaattaggattcttatttgtcttaccaaaaataaaaaatacataatttcttgtgttttcttAGTTGGATTAACGTTCTTCTTTTTCTACAAAAACCATTGAAGCAACCAACTATCCACCATTGAAGCAATTTGAAACAATTATCATGGTAGCGTTTTCCTCGTATATCTTTTTTTACATAACTTATTAAGTCTTTTTCGCAACATGAATAAACGTTTCAAAGAAATATTCTTGTTTTAATGtatgaagaaatttatgttttgtaGTGATGAAGATATTTAAAGAATACGTTTAAGAACTTTTTAGCAAATTGAAGAAGTTCAATACATTagccatgaaaaatatttaaaattttaaagctaaCTTACCCTATCAGTCTAATATCTAATAATTGTGTATTGCAGgaaacttttgaaatctctaATTTAGAAGAGCAAAATGCAGAAGGAATTGAAGATTCCTTCGAGGATATAGAAAGCAACATGAATGCAGTTGTATCTTTTGTTCCTCAACTAGGTGAGCAATAATTAAGAGAGCCTTACATCGGTATGGAATTTCAATCACTTGAtactagatttaaattttatcttgattatgctCATCGTAATGGTTTTAGTGTGCGCAAAAATCGAATTAGTagatcaagaaaagataaatccATTATTGGTCAAGAGTTTGTTTGTTCAAAAGAAGGATttcgtttaaaaaaatgtaaccaAGCATGCAATTGTGATTAAATCATGGGCCGTATTTAatagtgtttgattttgtttgcttactcttataagtttgaatatgttgattttgttgcactTTATGTTTCTGGAATagtttcatattaatattttgctAGCATTGCTTCAATGGCAACAAGTACCGgttcttacaaaaaaaaataatatgttggcAATGATTTTCTTTGAAGGATTGAAGTGCTTTCCAATaagaaaacacaagaaattatgtattttttatttttggtaagacaaataagaattctaattaaatttgtacaattaatttataattcaagttaccatataacactctgttattatttttattttaatattaataatattaaaatatattaattaaaaaaattaaatattttcaaaaataatatgccCGTGTAATTTTTTGTCCACCGTCGGTGGACAGTAGTTAAACTcatataaatatacatttaagTCACTAACTAAGATGTGGTTTaataggtatatatatatatacacttttagTGGATGGTATTACttgttaaaatatattacttttgaaatatttaacgATTGcttgcatttattttttaaaattagttttattaatttttttttatgattgtatttttaattaagcATGATCTGTGATGGAAGGAAACCGTAGTTACCTTAATATGGTTTGAAAGGATGAACAACATTTTCTCTACTTTGTTCGAAGATATATAGATTGCagtagaaatttatttattttttgtttcttatttcaataatcttttaatatttttatttttcttaaggaaaaatagatTCCGATTGACAAGAATTTGACATTAAAAGTTGTGAAGTTACAATAGAGAAGAAGTCAAAAGCctgaaagaaattttttgatgaaagaCGTTAGTGCCTGAGTCAAATATTCGAAGAAAAATATGCATACATTATGCTTAATAGTTAAAATTTGAtttgttaaattaatatatttgtttgtgttttataactttaaaaagtCCTTTTTATATAAAACTACACGCAGTgtaaaaatagttttataacTCCTCAGTTCGAATCATTGTGAtccattatattgtattgtattgttactatacctacaatgtttgttttgattgttacttaaaatgtattgtactatattgttaaatttcgttgttacgtaacaatgaaaacccctattttatggaacaaccaattaGGTGTGTTCctattgttacttaatttctttttttatttatatctttacataatattttaaaatactattttaccttttactttaattatttaaatctagtcaaacctcATATCTtagaataattaaggatatttaagtaatttataaattataatacagtatgatacaatcaaaccaaacaattaaaatgttacgaAGCAACAACAAACTATACAATCAagccaaacattgtatctaccatacaatacagtacaatagaatacaatacaatacattatgaaacaatgggtAACAATGATTCAAACAAAATGTTAGTCTTCATTATACAACTATATAAACTATGTTCATaaccttttattttatcaattgttattataaactaaataaaaaaatcacaaaataaaaaaataaataattagaattttcttaaataattatgtcacactaaaatataatttttaactgttcacataattttttcgtctttatttagttaatttatttaattttgcttattgattattttgtaaaaataatacaaaataaaaacataacaacTATAATGTTAAACAATAATTATACTCAAATATTTTACGTCTCAgatatcaaatttcaaaagattaaaatatactaatttaaatatatattttggtaaaaatgtaacaaaataataataatgaagaatttATAAATGCTCCTATTTTCTCTCCACTTTTCTATTTTAGAatttaatttcttcaaaattatttagataAGGATAATTATCTTCAAAATCTTATCTAATTATAGTATATTGACAAAGACAAAATAGTTCAcgaatattatttttgaaaagtacagaaacattattctttttcaattagtatctatacataaattattttgatgatttaatttttctccATTGTATGtgaatttttaatgatttatgtttattttattttggaggATGATTGGCATGTGAATTCACtagatttgaatttttatttttatttttcagacattgttaaataaatattgtttatacatatttaaagtGTATCATCTATTGGATAGTAATGATattagataaaattattttctgtgTTGTTGATACTGTTGATATAATTAAGAAAAGCTTAGTactaaagaaaattattaaccaacaattcatatgttttaattctattttattcGTGTGATACATCTTATAATATGGTGAAAAGTTCGATGcatattttcatctattttataCACTATTATTTTATGCGTATTAAATaatgttgaaaatattattaacaaatttaaataatgaaagaaTTTATTCTTTAGAAATAAAGagcattaataaataaaattttataacaattatatatatatatatatatatatatatatatattcaggCATTACAACTAAGATCAATTAACCTTTTTatcgtaaaaataaattattgtgttatataagttttttttattgtatatagTTTGTTTGGTTTTTTAAAGTGCACAAATAAAacgtaaattaataaaaaaaattacttatatgtAAAGTCAAGGAATTGCTTCAGTgtgtatattaattaatttcaataataaatatgaaatgcatttaattaattattattaaattctattttcatacttttattaaatattaaaataataattaataattaaagtttAATAAGTTTTTccattaataattttacttgtactaaaatcagtaaataataattttgaaatttgtggctttgaattatacatatataaaacatttaatttttttaactttgtaaTAAATATTTCACGTGGATAgttgaagttttattttttataagaaaaaataccTTTATAATAActtatcataaatatattataacataaaaaatgtaGTTGATCATAACTATTAGAataatattataacaaaaaagttatatatgttaaaaaaatttcatacattacttttatgatatttaaaaatatccGTGCAAAGCGCGGGTACGAATACTAGTATGTTATAAAGAAAACTCAGAATAATATAAtgtaaaaagaagaagacaagaagtataagatggAGGAGAgaacttttcttattcaagtgtgtgtaacaaatggtgagtgatatctctattt
Proteins encoded in this window:
- the LOC101253098 gene encoding F-box protein At5g07610; this translates as MSVTFLQELPGDQPADSPAYLQGVSGNQPAVLPSQGVAGDEPAVFPASLQGVAGNADLLSEILLWLPPKSLLRFQAVCKDWFSIISSRTFRQLHCRRKLTSGKVDGLFFCWWVYGNNYVDFIPLNGIPKNQKGMIPSTLKNIAKSTSSKIEQLHSCNGLFCISFNLGIENFDYYVYNPSTNQHRLIPLPYLGIKAYEIVVMNLAFDPMVSDCYKLLCVMKLNGVYEISVYSSETEVWKNCMDTEMKILDANQHFLGQGVFLNGCMHWVSEMSSFLRFDLDSMCFRDMPSTDLPIGVLKRSIRYFGESVGHLHLIEIHEFRSMSFEVLEMEIDYSKWFVKYRVDLSYMHTTHPLMLSEEVDLLDVNGGTCNVVCVVVNEKEDTTRLLVTTPDVIVEYDAHRMTIKEVADIEIAKIPVIWEDVSVFEWYDTHQYVETMASV